The following proteins are encoded in a genomic region of Xanthomonas cassavae CFBP 4642:
- a CDS encoding DUF4198 domain-containing protein, with protein sequence MQRSLVLIALLAALPATTLAHKAWLLPSQTVIAGEAPWITVDAAVSNDLFYFNHVPLRLENLSITAPDGSALKPENPATGKYRSVFDLQLTQPGTYKLGIVNAGLFASWKEDGKPKRWRGNEASFATEVPKNAQDLQVSQSLSRVETFVTRGAPTTTVFKPSGKGIELVPVTHPNDLVAGEAAHFTLQLDGKPAAGLEIEIVRGGTRYRDAQNEIKLKTDAKGGFSVTWPEPGMYWLETSSEDSKTSLPQAKQRRLGYVVTLEVLPQ encoded by the coding sequence ATGCAACGTTCTCTCGTCCTGATCGCCCTGCTTGCAGCACTGCCGGCTACCACGCTTGCGCACAAGGCCTGGCTGCTGCCCTCGCAGACCGTCATTGCCGGCGAAGCGCCGTGGATCACCGTCGACGCCGCGGTGTCCAACGACCTGTTCTATTTCAACCATGTGCCGTTGCGACTGGAGAACCTCAGCATCACCGCGCCCGATGGCAGCGCGCTCAAGCCGGAAAACCCGGCCACCGGCAAATACCGCAGCGTGTTCGACCTGCAGCTCACCCAGCCCGGCACCTACAAGCTCGGCATCGTCAACGCCGGCCTGTTCGCCAGCTGGAAGGAAGACGGCAAGCCCAAGCGCTGGCGCGGCAACGAAGCCAGCTTCGCCACCGAAGTACCCAAGAACGCGCAGGACTTGCAGGTGTCGCAATCGCTCAGCCGCGTGGAAACCTTCGTCACCCGCGGCGCGCCGACCACCACCGTCTTCAAGCCCAGCGGCAAGGGCATCGAGCTGGTGCCGGTCACCCATCCCAATGACCTGGTCGCCGGCGAAGCCGCGCACTTCACCCTGCAACTGGATGGCAAGCCGGCCGCCGGGCTGGAGATCGAGATCGTGCGCGGCGGCACCCGCTACCGCGATGCGCAGAACGAGATCAAGCTCAAGACCGACGCCAAGGGCGGCTTCAGCGTGACCTGGCCGGAGCCCGGCATGTATTGGCTGGAAACCAGCAGCGAAGACAGCAAGACCTCGCTGCCGCAGGCCAAGCAGCGTCGCCTGGGCTATGTGGTGACGCTGGAAGTGCTGCCGCAATAA
- a CDS encoding DUF2271 domain-containing protein: MRATLTIALSGLLAMPAYAATLDITVEIPKLNVAEYHRPYVAIWLEGADQKVAANLAVWYQSKDTAEGHGTKWLPDLRQWWRKSGRTLDVPVDGVTGPTRPAGAHALSFRDTKGALKSLPAGQYTLVVEAAREVGGRELVKVPFSWPATAPQSAKASGSSELGAISLTAKP; encoded by the coding sequence ATGCGCGCCACCCTGACCATCGCCCTGAGCGGCCTGCTCGCCATGCCGGCGTATGCGGCCACGCTCGATATCACTGTCGAGATTCCCAAGCTCAATGTCGCCGAATACCACCGCCCCTACGTGGCGATCTGGCTGGAAGGCGCGGACCAGAAGGTCGCTGCCAACCTGGCGGTCTGGTATCAATCCAAGGACACCGCCGAGGGCCACGGCACCAAGTGGTTGCCGGATCTGCGTCAGTGGTGGCGCAAGAGTGGCCGCACGCTGGACGTGCCGGTCGATGGCGTCACCGGCCCGACCCGCCCGGCTGGCGCGCATGCGCTTTCCTTCCGCGACACCAAGGGCGCATTGAAGTCGCTGCCGGCCGGCCAGTACACGCTGGTGGTGGAGGCCGCGCGCGAAGTGGGCGGCCGCGAACTGGTCAAAGTGCCTTTCAGCTGGCCGGCAACAGCGCCGCAAAGCGCCAAGGCCAGCGGCAGCAGTGAACTGGGTGCGATCAGCCTGACCGCCAAGCCTTGA
- a CDS encoding helix-hairpin-helix domain-containing protein translates to MLARTITQATRSVAMKSFTVVLKSLLLALLLSSNAYALEKVDINTASAEELDKVLTNVGRSKAEAIVEHRQANGPFKSAEELALVKGIGLKTVERNRDLIEVGATMAPAKKAARGAAVKPVGRR, encoded by the coding sequence ATGCTGGCTAGGACCATCACCCAAGCCACAAGGAGCGTTGCAATGAAGTCATTTACCGTAGTCCTGAAGTCCCTGCTACTGGCGTTGTTGTTGTCCTCGAATGCGTACGCGCTTGAGAAGGTCGATATCAACACCGCATCTGCTGAGGAATTGGACAAGGTGCTGACGAACGTCGGGCGATCAAAAGCCGAGGCAATCGTGGAGCACCGTCAGGCAAACGGTCCCTTCAAAAGTGCCGAGGAACTGGCACTGGTCAAGGGCATCGGACTCAAGACGGTCGAACGGAATCGCGACCTGATCGAAGTAGGAGCCACGATGGCTCCTGCCAAGAAGGCTGCCAGGGGGGCGGCGGTGAAACCGGTGGGACGGCGTTGA
- a CDS encoding FAD:protein FMN transferase — protein MNAFAPADTTLATLGGHSMGTTWSVRLVAPRSRDLHPLHARIQAALDRVVAQMSTWDATSDISRYNRLAAGHWQALPDEFHTVLRTALDIAQASDGAFDPTVGPMVELWGFGANAGRRRVPSSEQIALVSLRCGWQRLELDGPRVLQPGAVALDLSGIAKGYGVDCVHHALVQADITSALIDVGGELFGYGCKPDGSAWRVLVESAPDEDAGAALPPRVLTLDGVAVATSGDRWHRFESDGLRYAHTFDPRTGAPIPHAPAAVTVLAADAMQADAWATAMTVLGTDAGLAYAHKAGLAVRFLTRHDGSLREAMSPAFELHLAAS, from the coding sequence ATGAACGCATTCGCTCCTGCAGACACCACGCTTGCCACCCTGGGCGGCCACAGCATGGGCACCACCTGGAGCGTCAGGCTGGTGGCGCCGCGCAGCCGCGACCTGCATCCGTTGCATGCGCGCATCCAGGCAGCGCTCGACCGCGTGGTCGCACAGATGAGCACCTGGGACGCGACCTCGGACATCAGCCGCTACAACCGTCTAGCGGCCGGCCACTGGCAGGCCTTGCCCGATGAGTTCCACACCGTGCTGCGCACCGCGCTGGACATTGCCCAGGCCAGCGACGGTGCCTTTGACCCCACCGTCGGGCCGATGGTCGAACTGTGGGGCTTCGGCGCCAACGCGGGCCGGCGACGGGTGCCATCGTCCGAGCAGATCGCGCTGGTGAGCCTGCGCTGCGGCTGGCAGCGCCTGGAACTGGATGGCCCGCGTGTCCTGCAACCGGGCGCGGTGGCGCTGGACCTGTCCGGCATCGCCAAGGGCTATGGCGTGGACTGCGTGCACCACGCCCTGGTACAGGCCGACATCACCAGCGCCTTGATCGATGTCGGCGGCGAACTGTTCGGCTATGGATGCAAACCCGATGGCAGCGCCTGGCGTGTGCTGGTCGAGTCCGCCCCCGATGAAGACGCCGGTGCGGCGCTGCCACCACGGGTGCTCACCCTGGACGGCGTCGCCGTAGCCACCTCCGGCGACCGCTGGCACCGCTTCGAAAGCGACGGTCTGCGCTACGCCCACACCTTCGACCCGCGCACCGGGGCACCGATTCCGCACGCGCCCGCCGCGGTCACCGTCCTCGCCGCCGATGCCATGCAGGCCGACGCCTGGGCCACCGCCATGACCGTGCTCGGGACCGACGCCGGGCTTGCCTATGCGCACAAGGCCGGCCTTGCGGTGCGCTTTCTGACCCGCCACGACGGCAGCCTGCGCGAAGCCATGAGCCCCGCCTTCGAGCTGCATCTGGCCGCCTCATGA
- a CDS encoding sulfite reductase subunit alpha: MTAARARVWLGNGALLLALAAIAAWLASLHQGAWWSAPTPQRWQWAALGMTLYAAVCAVIFIRSRQRAGVSNADSSGMLIAWASQTGFARELAERSAAALQTAGVGAHALPLDAVDADLLARVPRLLCIVSTTGEGDAPDHAQAAERHWLAGNAQDLAAVHYAVLALGDRRYAQFCAFGHRIDAGLQARGGTRLFERIDVDNADPRALLQWQQRLAALTPALASQPAWSVPTYAIWQLRERVHVNPGSAGAPIYRLRLVPRDGALPPWSAGDIAEIAPHNAPAQVEDWLQRHRCDGALIVDGRALRDWLAGAQLPADPDESVGACADPAACTEADAKSDAAIPPAELAAMVHRLVALPHREYSLASISEEGHAELLIRQHLHDDGRLGIGSGWLCVHAPVGAAIALRLRSNPGFHPPAPERPMLLIGNGTGIAGLRAHLRARIAAGARDNWLIFGERNAAHDALYANELQQWQQDGWIARMDLAYSRDPASPTRYVQHALAAAAETLREWIDRGACIYLCGSLRGMAPEVDRTLDTILGPATRQELLQSGRYRRDVY, encoded by the coding sequence ATGACAGCGGCACGCGCCCGGGTCTGGCTGGGGAATGGAGCGCTGCTGCTTGCCCTTGCCGCAATCGCTGCATGGCTTGCCAGCCTGCACCAAGGCGCATGGTGGAGTGCGCCGACGCCGCAGCGCTGGCAGTGGGCAGCACTGGGCATGACCCTGTATGCCGCGGTCTGCGCTGTCATTTTTATCCGCAGCCGCCAGCGGGCCGGCGTGTCGAACGCAGACAGCAGCGGCATGCTCATCGCCTGGGCCAGCCAGACCGGATTCGCCCGCGAGCTTGCCGAGCGCAGCGCGGCCGCGCTGCAAACGGCCGGCGTCGGCGCGCATGCACTGCCACTGGACGCGGTGGATGCCGATTTACTCGCCCGCGTACCGCGCCTGTTGTGCATCGTCAGCACCACCGGCGAAGGCGACGCACCGGATCATGCACAGGCGGCCGAGCGCCATTGGCTTGCCGGCAATGCGCAGGACCTGGCTGCCGTGCACTACGCGGTCCTGGCCCTGGGCGACCGCCGCTACGCGCAGTTCTGCGCGTTCGGCCATCGCATCGACGCCGGCCTGCAAGCACGCGGCGGCACGCGCCTGTTCGAGCGCATCGACGTCGACAATGCCGACCCGCGCGCCTTGCTGCAATGGCAGCAACGGCTGGCAGCACTCACACCGGCACTGGCGAGCCAGCCAGCGTGGAGTGTTCCGACCTATGCGATCTGGCAGCTGCGCGAGCGTGTCCATGTCAACCCTGGCAGTGCCGGCGCACCGATCTATCGGCTACGGCTCGTGCCCCGCGACGGCGCGCTACCGCCATGGAGCGCTGGCGACATCGCCGAGATCGCTCCGCACAACGCGCCTGCGCAGGTGGAGGACTGGTTGCAGCGGCACCGCTGCGATGGCGCGCTGATAGTCGATGGCCGTGCGTTGCGCGACTGGCTCGCGGGCGCGCAGCTGCCTGCAGATCCGGACGAAAGTGTGGGTGCATGCGCAGATCCAGCTGCATGCACGGAGGCAGATGCGAAATCGGATGCAGCGATCCCCCCTGCTGAGCTGGCGGCGATGGTGCATCGCCTGGTCGCGCTGCCGCATCGCGAGTATTCGCTGGCATCGATCAGCGAAGAAGGACACGCCGAACTGCTGATCCGCCAGCATCTGCATGACGATGGACGGTTGGGGATCGGCAGCGGCTGGCTGTGCGTCCATGCGCCTGTCGGTGCCGCGATTGCGCTGCGGTTGCGCAGCAACCCAGGGTTCCATCCACCAGCGCCTGAACGCCCGATGCTGCTGATCGGCAATGGCACCGGCATCGCCGGATTGCGCGCACATCTGCGCGCGCGTATCGCGGCCGGCGCACGCGACAACTGGCTGATCTTTGGCGAACGCAATGCCGCACACGATGCGTTGTACGCCAACGAGCTGCAGCAATGGCAACAGGACGGCTGGATTGCGCGCATGGACCTGGCGTATTCGCGCGACCCCGCCTCCCCGACACGTTACGTGCAGCACGCGCTTGCCGCCGCGGCCGAGACCCTGCGCGAATGGATCGACCGCGGCGCCTGCATCTATCTCTGCGGCAGCCTGCGCGGCATGGCGCCGGAAGTGGACCGCACCCTCGACACCATTCTGGGGCCGGCGACCAGGCAGGAATTGCTGCAAAGCGGGCGCTACCGGCGCGACGTGTACTGA
- a CDS encoding PepSY-associated TM helix domain-containing protein, translating into MSRPAATAASAQQRRGFWLRMLHQWHWISSALCLIGMLLFTITGLTLNHAARIEASPSTEQRTLTLPTALLKTLGSRQDGDAPLPPRVAQWLGRELDISIGTRNGEWSADEVYVALPRPGGDAWLSLDRMNGAIEYERTSRGWVAYLNDLHKGRNAGPAWGWFIDVFAIACLVFCITGLFLLHLHARQRHMTWPLVGLGLLIPLLLALLLIH; encoded by the coding sequence ATGTCGCGACCTGCCGCCACCGCCGCCAGTGCCCAGCAACGCCGCGGATTCTGGCTGCGCATGCTGCATCAATGGCACTGGATCAGCTCGGCGCTGTGCCTGATCGGCATGCTGCTGTTTACGATCACCGGGCTGACCCTCAATCACGCTGCGCGGATCGAAGCCAGCCCATCCACCGAGCAACGCACGCTCACCCTGCCAACTGCATTGTTGAAAACCCTGGGCAGCCGGCAGGACGGCGATGCACCGCTGCCGCCCCGCGTGGCGCAGTGGCTTGGACGCGAGCTCGATATCAGCATCGGCACGCGCAACGGCGAATGGTCCGCAGACGAGGTGTATGTCGCGCTTCCGCGCCCCGGTGGCGATGCCTGGCTGAGCCTGGACCGCATGAACGGTGCGATCGAATACGAGCGCACCTCGCGTGGCTGGGTCGCCTATCTCAACGACCTGCACAAGGGCCGTAACGCCGGGCCGGCGTGGGGCTGGTTCATCGACGTGTTCGCCATCGCCTGCCTGGTGTTCTGCATCACCGGGCTGTTCCTGTTGCATCTGCATGCGCGTCAGCGCCACATGACCTGGCCGCTGGTCGGCCTGGGCCTGTTGATCCCGCTGCTGCTTGCCCTGCTGTTGATCCATTGA